Proteins from a single region of Streptomyces sp. HUAS 15-9:
- a CDS encoding DUF6299 family protein, with translation MPVRPALAAAAAGAAALLCTAVAPATADPNETVTVDPTGRVAADGTVTLSGTYRCTGGTGPVFVSSTVGQDSSTVRYGIGGTRAVCDGAVHTWVNTGKVEKDRVRPGTADVEATVMELRPEGGLPLPYFHAHQVREVTLGQG, from the coding sequence ATGCCCGTACGTCCCGCCCTCGCCGCGGCCGCCGCCGGAGCCGCCGCGCTGCTCTGCACCGCCGTCGCCCCCGCGACCGCCGACCCGAACGAGACCGTCACCGTCGATCCGACGGGCCGCGTCGCGGCGGACGGCACCGTGACCCTCTCCGGCACCTATCGCTGCACCGGCGGCACGGGACCGGTGTTCGTCAGCAGCACCGTCGGCCAGGACTCCTCGACCGTCCGCTACGGCATCGGCGGCACCCGGGCGGTGTGCGACGGCGCCGTACACACCTGGGTGAACACCGGCAAGGTCGAGAAGGACCGGGTCCGCCCCGGCACGGCCGACGTCGAGGCCACCGTGATGGAGCTGCGCCCCGAAGGCGGTCTGCCGCTGCCGTACTTCCACGCCCACCAGGTGCGGGAGGTGACGCTCGGCCAGGGCTGA
- a CDS encoding DUF5999 family protein produces the protein MCSHRTPTHDSGAPHIVAAHPEQGWSLLCDGGIVFDDTGELHADGSVVPPHRAPAERQTVAV, from the coding sequence ATGTGTTCCCACCGGACCCCGACTCACGACAGCGGCGCCCCGCACATCGTCGCCGCCCACCCCGAGCAGGGCTGGAGCCTGCTGTGCGACGGGGGGATCGTCTTCGACGACACGGGCGAGCTGCACGCCGATGGCAGCGTCGTGCCGCCGCACCGGGCACCGGCCGAACGGCAGACGGTCGCCGTCTGA
- a CDS encoding acyl-CoA dehydrogenase family protein, translating to MPAFSLEPEQIAWCAELRAMAAERLRPLVEKGEPGRVDRALLTELGRLGLLSRLFTSGALDLCLMRESLARACTQAETALALQGLGAHPVHAHGTPAQREHWLPRVSDGSAVAAFALSEPGAGSDAAALALRADPEGGGRWRLTGQKCWISNAPEADFYTVFARTTPDAGARGVTAFLVPADRPGLSGSPLEMLSPHPIGSLDFDAVPVTEDDLLGEADRGFRVAMGTLNLFRPSVGAFAVGMAQAALDATLAHTAGRDAFGGKLRDLQAVAHVVAEMALRTDAARLMVYAAATAYDESAPDVPKRAAMAKLLATETAQYVVDAAVQLHGARALQRGHLLEHLYREVRAPRIYEGASEVQRGIIAKELYATADREARP from the coding sequence GTGCCCGCATTCTCGCTCGAACCGGAACAGATCGCCTGGTGTGCCGAGCTGCGCGCCATGGCCGCGGAGCGGCTGCGCCCGCTCGTGGAGAAGGGCGAGCCCGGCCGGGTCGACCGGGCGCTCCTCACGGAGCTGGGCCGGCTCGGTCTGCTGTCGCGCCTGTTCACCTCCGGCGCCCTGGACCTGTGTCTGATGCGCGAGTCCCTGGCCCGGGCCTGCACGCAGGCCGAGACCGCCCTGGCCCTCCAGGGCCTCGGCGCCCACCCGGTCCACGCCCATGGCACCCCCGCCCAGCGGGAACACTGGCTGCCCCGGGTGTCCGACGGCAGCGCGGTGGCCGCGTTCGCGCTGAGCGAGCCGGGGGCGGGCTCGGACGCGGCGGCGCTCGCCCTGCGGGCGGATCCGGAGGGAGGGGGACGCTGGCGGCTCACCGGGCAGAAGTGCTGGATCTCCAACGCCCCCGAGGCCGACTTCTACACCGTCTTCGCGCGCACCACCCCCGATGCCGGTGCCCGCGGGGTGACCGCCTTCCTGGTGCCCGCCGACCGGCCCGGCCTCAGCGGTTCGCCCCTGGAGATGCTCTCCCCGCACCCCATCGGCAGCCTCGACTTCGACGCCGTACCCGTGACCGAGGACGACCTGCTCGGGGAGGCCGACCGCGGATTCCGGGTCGCGATGGGCACGCTCAACCTCTTCCGCCCCAGCGTCGGTGCCTTCGCCGTCGGCATGGCCCAGGCGGCGCTCGACGCGACCCTCGCCCATACGGCCGGACGGGACGCGTTCGGCGGCAAGTTGAGGGATCTGCAGGCGGTCGCTCATGTTGTGGCGGAGATGGCACTGCGCACGGACGCGGCCCGTCTGATGGTCTACGCGGCGGCGACGGCGTACGACGAGTCCGCCCCCGACGTCCCCAAGCGCGCCGCGATGGCGAAGCTGCTGGCCACCGAGACCGCGCAGTACGTCGTCGACGCGGCCGTCCAACTGCACGGAGCCCGGGCGCTTCAGCGGGGCCATCTGCTCGAACACCTCTACCGCGAGGTGCGCGCCCCGCGCATCTACGAGGGTGCCAGTGAGGTCCAACGCGGCATCATCGCCAAGGAGTTGTACGCCACCGCCGACCGGGAGGCCCGTCCGTGA
- a CDS encoding IS481 family transposase, translated as MAHANARLTFHGRCLLVRRVVLDRRPVAHVAKELGVSRQCAHRWVNRYRAEGWSGLQDRSSSPHRRPTRTPAAVEQRVLKARRTLRTGPDALAEQTGVPARTISRILSRHQVPALSACDPLTGQVIRATRASSRRYEHSRPGDMIHVDVKKLGRIPAGGGHRAHGRGERPGSMRGLGYDYVHAAVDDHSRLAYAEILPDEKGTTCAGFLTRAAAFFHAHGITRIERVMTDNAKNYRLSHDFQTACQALGARQKFTRPHCPWTNGKVERFNRTLQTEWAYRKVFTSNAQRARALAPWLDFYNTGRRHTALGGQPPISRLSPTS; from the coding sequence GTGGCCCACGCTAATGCCCGGCTGACTTTTCACGGCAGATGCCTGCTGGTGCGTCGTGTCGTACTGGACCGGCGTCCGGTCGCTCACGTCGCAAAGGAACTCGGCGTCTCCCGCCAGTGCGCCCATCGCTGGGTGAACCGCTACCGCGCGGAGGGCTGGAGCGGGCTGCAGGACCGCAGCAGCAGTCCGCACCGCCGTCCCACCCGCACACCCGCGGCCGTCGAACAGCGCGTGCTCAAAGCCCGCCGCACCCTGCGCACGGGTCCCGACGCCCTGGCCGAGCAGACCGGCGTCCCCGCCCGCACCATCAGCCGGATCCTCAGCCGCCACCAGGTGCCGGCGCTGTCCGCCTGCGACCCGCTGACCGGCCAGGTCATCCGCGCCACCAGGGCCAGCAGCCGCCGCTACGAACACTCCCGGCCCGGCGACATGATCCATGTCGACGTCAAGAAGCTCGGCAGGATCCCCGCCGGCGGCGGCCATCGCGCCCACGGCCGCGGTGAACGACCCGGATCGATGCGGGGACTGGGTTACGACTACGTCCACGCTGCCGTCGACGACCACTCCCGCCTCGCCTACGCCGAGATCCTCCCCGACGAGAAGGGCACCACCTGCGCGGGCTTTCTCACCCGCGCAGCCGCGTTCTTCCACGCTCACGGCATCACCCGCATCGAGCGGGTCATGACCGACAACGCCAAGAACTACCGGCTCTCGCACGACTTCCAGACCGCATGCCAAGCACTCGGAGCACGCCAGAAGTTCACCCGCCCGCACTGCCCGTGGACCAACGGAAAGGTCGAACGGTTCAACCGCACCCTGCAGACCGAATGGGCTTACCGGAAGGTCTTCACCAGCAATGCCCAACGCGCGCGAGCACTCGCGCCCTGGCTCGACTTCTACAACACTGGCCGCCGACACACCGCGCTCGGCGGCCAGCCACCGATCAGCCGACTGTCACCAACCTCATGA
- a CDS encoding RidA family protein — translation MTTERVNPPDLSPPAGFSHAVVATGSRVVFLAGQTALDTDGKVTGDTLLEQFEKALGNLLTALRAAGGTPADLARVTVYATDVAAYRAHAPELGRIWRRLAGRTYPAMAVVEVVRLWDEEALVELDGFAVLS, via the coding sequence GTGACGACCGAGCGCGTCAATCCGCCCGACCTGTCCCCGCCCGCCGGCTTCTCGCACGCGGTCGTCGCCACCGGCTCCCGCGTGGTCTTCCTCGCGGGCCAGACGGCCCTCGACACCGACGGCAAGGTCACCGGCGACACCCTCCTCGAGCAGTTCGAGAAGGCGCTCGGCAATCTCCTCACCGCCCTGCGCGCGGCCGGCGGCACCCCCGCCGACCTCGCCCGCGTCACCGTCTATGCCACCGACGTCGCCGCCTACCGCGCGCATGCCCCCGAACTCGGGCGGATCTGGCGCCGGTTGGCGGGCCGCACCTATCCGGCCATGGCGGTCGTGGAGGTCGTGCGGCTGTGGGACGAGGAGGCGTTGGTCGAGCTCGACGGGTTCGCGGTGCTGTCCTAG